One stretch of Longimicrobium sp. DNA includes these proteins:
- a CDS encoding polyprenol monophosphomannose synthase yields the protein MERALVIVPTYNERENLPRLVPSILSRDERLEILVVDDGSPDGTGELADEIAAAERRVHVLHRAQKQGLGKAYIAGFRWGLERGYDAIFEMDADFSHDPQHLPQFLEAVDKYDVVLGSRYLHGRVTVVNWPIGRLLLSYFANVYARKVTGLPIADLTGGYKCFRREVLAAIDLDRVESNGYAFQIEMSFRAWKKGYRLGEIPIMFVDRDVGESKMSKSIVREAVWRVWRLRWLSIRRKL from the coding sequence TTGGAGCGCGCCCTCGTCATCGTCCCGACGTACAATGAGCGCGAAAACCTGCCTCGCCTCGTGCCCTCCATCCTCTCGCGCGACGAGCGCCTGGAGATCCTGGTGGTGGACGACGGGTCGCCCGACGGGACCGGGGAGCTGGCGGACGAGATCGCGGCGGCCGAGCGGCGCGTGCACGTGCTTCACCGCGCCCAGAAGCAGGGGCTGGGAAAGGCGTACATCGCCGGCTTCCGCTGGGGGCTGGAGCGCGGGTACGACGCCATCTTCGAGATGGACGCCGACTTCAGCCACGACCCGCAGCACCTGCCGCAGTTCCTGGAGGCGGTGGACAAGTACGACGTGGTGCTCGGCTCGCGCTACCTGCACGGCCGCGTGACGGTGGTGAACTGGCCCATCGGCCGGCTCCTGCTCAGCTACTTCGCCAACGTCTACGCGCGCAAGGTCACCGGCCTGCCCATCGCCGACCTCACCGGCGGCTACAAGTGCTTCCGCCGCGAGGTGCTGGCCGCCATCGACCTGGACCGGGTGGAGAGCAACGGCTACGCCTTCCAGATCGAGATGAGCTTCCGCGCCTGGAAGAAGGGGTACCGCCTGGGCGAGATCCCCATCATGTTCGTGGACCGCGACGTGGGCGAGAGCAAGATGAGCAAGTCCATCGTCCGCGAAGCGGTCTGGAGGGTCTGGCGGTTGAGGTGGCTGTCGATCCGCCGGAAGCTGTAG